The following is a genomic window from Drosophila busckii strain San Diego stock center, stock number 13000-0081.31 chromosome 2L, ASM1175060v1, whole genome shotgun sequence.
cAGTCACAACACAAACGGAGCCTCTCGTTCAATCATCACCTCAGCTACAATCAGTACACGCACACTCAGCCTCTACCACATCATCTGCATCCACCACAACCACCAAGTCTACCAAGTCATCTGGGGGCAAgccacaaatcaaatttagtcCCGACACCAAACAACaagacagcggcagcggcggcggcggcggcagccaCGGAAAGCCAACAATTGGCTCTgcaagcagcggcggcagcggcagcagcagcgggggCAGTGGTGGCGCCAAACGCAAGGAAAGGAAGCACAAAAGGTGAGAGaccttttaaataaatgtttagtcaaatacttttatatttatttaatgaaattaaatgaaaattagtaAATTAGTAATTTGTGAATacagctaaatatataaagttaaatgttatttaaaaagtaaatgtatgtatgtaatggAAATGTTAAGCAGAACAAAGATTTGTTTCAGACATCCTATCAAAGCTGAtctattaacaattttaattcagTTACTTtctaatatgcatttaaactaaacttaaaatatCCATGTCAAAATAGTAATAATTTAGCGTCAAATTCTTTTAGTTGCTAGAGcaagtatatttttatattatatttttttatatttatatattatatttattatatttatatattatattttttatatttatatattattataccaAAATATTGATACTATCGATAGAAAATTGTTATACTTTTGAGTTCTTAGCAAACCTTTTGAAATGTAtctgaaattaaattcaattaaagctttgaattagtgttataaattaaaataaattatttcttagTCGTTTTAGCTCATATAGTATATTTACCTATCTACTTATAGTTTTTATATCGATAGAACATTGTTAAATGAAAtactttttaacatttatttattaaaataacagcaacacttgtagtatgtattttattaagcacttgaaattaatattattttttctataaCTTGTAGCTAACTGGACCATCAGCTGTTTGCGTCCCACGCCGCCTTTGCGTCCCAGTTTGTTAAATGCCAGCAGCGGCTCCAACTCAACGTCAGCtggtggcggcagcggcggcggtaGCAGCTCAAACAATGCGCTCGCCAGCTACTGCAGCGGCCGGAAGACGCAGCCCACGTTCGAGGAGGATGCGTTGGTGCTGCGCGTCTTTGAGGGCTACTGTGCCGCATATCAGAACAGCGCCCGGAACACCATACACTCGGGTAAGTGCCGAAGATCCCACAtgtgctttatataaaaaaaaaaaaaaaaaaaacaaagctgctCTGTGTGCTTTTTTATGagtttaatgctttttatCAAACACACAAAGATTGTTCaacatatttgctttaaatcacacacacacacacacttaaacaGCTGCTAaaagtttagtttatgtttaaatttacattgacacacattttaattgttggtTTGGTTACATTGTTTTCACCTTGAACGTTTcacaaaagaacaaaaacaaaaaaaaaaaaaacattaaatttaatatttacatatatgaaaTATGAGAAACCTCACACACccaaaattgttgttagctcTAAGTcgcaaataattgttaaagaaaaccaaaattaataattaaaatttcaactaCCAAGTGCCTTAAACTAattatacttttaatttataaacctAAAGAATTGGTTGttaatacttttgtttttaagtttatcgcaaacaaattgtaattggtGCCCATAgtacattttgctttaatattaattttgtaatttcaattgttgcacaattggaaaattagcaacaataaaaattaattggtATTCAAATTTGTAATAGTTGACACTAATGTGAGTTTTGGTCCACgccataatatatatataaataaatgtaaacaatattttgtataaaaattgacGTTACTTAAGTTGAGtttgtttagatttattttatttatttttttttgctatcaTTAATatcataaataacataaacatgCATTAATCATAATTGTTGTCGGCTAACCCAAGCGAATTGGATTAATATAAGAGAGAGAcagctataatttttatagggCAACATTTGTGTGAAATATAAGTAAtggatttaataatttttatacattttatttgctagtCTTTTTTATAATCAGTTTACATTCAAACTTAAATTCTTTAttgtagtttttaatttttgtaatcgAGCTATAATTTTTCCAAAttgtctttttttattttcttacgTTTTCATtgtctattttttttgttattgttcgctttaattaaatttgtaattcgCTTAGGTTAGCAAACCTTTTACTTTCGCCACTCATTTTTTCAGGTAtcctttttaattattaaatgctaacTTTTGGTTGTTGGTCCTTTTGTTTGTTCTACCCATGCTAAGTTCAGTTTTCATCCTTTGGTTTGGTCCTGCACACATCCCACTCCGTACAACTTGCACCATCCCCAGCCGCTTTTGTTaaatgtgttgttgttgttttgtatatCCCGtgaatcaaaaattaataattttgggctttcatttttgttgtacttgctgttgttgttggactTTTTCGTTCTTCAAAAATATCTTCATTTTCTCTCTTTGTCTTTCACGCCACCAAcctaaaaatcaacaacaaaaacaacaacaactctaAAGCCTTGCAGCCTTGGACTCCTTGTTTGCCCATACGCGGTGGCAAGCTGAAAACGAGCAAAACCTTCTCCACCTCCAATCCGCAGCTGCCTGTCATAgcgcaacaccagcagcaacaacaacaactacaacagcaacaacaacagcagcagcaatatgtCAATCAACAATTGCCCACATCGCGACAATATTCGGCGGGCAGCTTGAACTCTTCGTTCATTTGGCGTGAGGCAAGCCCCAATAGCTTTAATCTTTACTCCAGCTCGGTGGGCTCAGCGCTGAATGCAGCGCAAGCGCAACGCTATTCGCTCACTGGTGGCGCTGTTAAGGATTATCAACGTGCCTTGTCGGAGGAGCGTGCAACGCGCAAATCTCTGAATCGTTTGAAGAGCGGCTTTGGCTCGGGCTATGATAATGTCTGCACTTCGCCATTGCTGCCGCGCAAGAACAAACCCGCGCCCAAGCTGCAACCAGCCGGGGGCAGCTATCAGCgcgcgccagcgccagcaaatgCCACTGGGAAGCCACAAGTGCCACATCCGGGACTCTATGATCGTCGCTTGAATCGCTCGTTTGAAACTTCAAGTTCGCATCGCTATGCTGGCTATGGCGGCGGCTACTTGATGAACTGCGGCGGCGCCAATttgcgcaacagcaacttgcagcGCAGCACGCCGCAACTGGCAAGCGGTGAACGCTCCGACGACAGCGATGCGGAGCAAATGCCGCTGCGCAATGGAGCAGCCGGCGCTGGAGCTGCATGGAACATGGAGCTGCATCCAACGGATGCCGCAAAGCGTCAATCGGGCAGCTGGTGTTGCGGTAATTTTGTTATGAAGCAATGGCGCAAGATCAATCATCTATGAATCGAATCATGACTCACATCTTTGACTCACAattcatctgctgctgctctgctgctgccgacgccTTGCCCTGCGTCGCccattgctttgcttttgaatgcagctgcgcagctctgttaaatttatttaatttgtgcctAAATTTATAGTTTCGCTGCTGAGCAACTAAATCTAAAAGCTAATACTATTTTCTAGGGCTGGCAAAAAGTTCTATGTGTCTAgttgctgtgtctgtgtgtgcctagttgaaatatttaatatttaaacattgtaCATAGCATTTCAATTGGCGtaacaacaatttagtttCCTTAGCTGAAACTTTTTATTTCCTTAAACAAATCTCTACTAATTATAAGTTGCGTGATCTATCAACTTAGCcatgttaacaaatttgtttgaacAAACAATTAGCCAAGCTGATTGCCCATTGGCCGACTTAAAGTCCTTAGCTAAAAATTCCTTTGAAACAACGAGGCTTAACATTTTGCCGTCCAATATGCTGGATTACTAGTTTgctatatacactatataaaATGATATATATTTCTGACTTTGATGTACACTGTTTTGCCTTAGCTATATAACTATAATGCAAAGTGAATTAATTTGGaactttaagctaagctaagtttGAAACGCTTTAAATGTTAGTCAGAGGCAATAACTAGCAACTAAAATCAAAGTTATTAACTGTTGtgcaatataaaacaaatcaaaactgATTATTCAAGTGTAAGCTATAAGTGTTTTTGTGAAACGTTGTctaaccaaaaatatataattaacaactaactatattaattatgcttaatgCGTTTATACGTTTGTACTTGTActtgaacaaaaatatatacatatattttaaattgaatgaaacaaaatcaataaaaaaaacatattgatataaacttaatttctgtttggtattttttgtctgtgtgtaaactttaaatatatttttgtttgtattttaatgtgTCTCGTACTGTATAtagaataattatttattattagttgtagttttttttagaGCAGCCAGCGCgtcttgattttaatttagcaaagcagccaacaaaatttTCAATCACAAGCACACTTTAGCTCACATTTTTATATCATAAACTCATTAGTTGCCATTTTATAATATGCACATTCCACAACactaacatatttttaaaacttgtataccttttatttctttctttttgtataCCATAaacactcaaacacacacacacacacacacacaatcaatcGATCTAATATACGATTATCAGGCCTGGAGAATGAAGATCTAACACCCACGTTGCGGCAACTGTGGACAGCCATCAAGCAGATGCAGCAGGATATGtcgcaaataaaattgcaaatcaatGAGGAGCGTGCGCTGCGTGCGGacttgcaacagctgttgaTGCAACATTTGGAGACGAGCAGCGTCAGCAGTGGCGCCAACACACCCAAATGTTGACTATGTAAATGAAACGACGACGTCTACACAACCCGCCGGCTGCTTTGAgctttcaaatatttcaattgcactttcagctaccaaaaaaaataaaatatatatatataacatacatattttatacacaCTATATTTATGAGTGACATTTTGGACAATATATGcctaacaacaaaatttctatatgctactataatttatttacaagctttaGCTCTAAACTTGACTTAGTTCAAACATTTGTATACTTTAAgccttttaattatttgcatattttgtaagccaattaattattattattaattattgtcaTTTGGCAAGCTTAGTTTATACATAAAACCAAAATTATGTGCCAACTTTTTAGTTAACAAGCGGCAACGATAACACAACgctcaaaataatttgttgtatttattagtaaatttatataaaaaattatatacaaaatatgaattatgtaactttaataaataattataatgattatatatgcaattgtGTAAAAGAAAACTATGcgttattttattcatatgtttgaaaagaaaaaggcTTTGTAgattttgtagcatacttttaagcttggcagctttatttatcaaatttgtttgctgtcttcGGGGCATTCaagtaaacattaaaataaaaataaattaaacaagtttattaaattttttaaattaaattagcaatttgctttttttttttaagcaattgtatacaatttgataaatataCTGAAGTTTCGTTATAGTTTCATTGAAAGTCGAGCAGCTTTTCCTCAAAGTCGGAGCTAtagctacaatttaaattttaaaatatagttctgtttttaaatatttcatacaaaatacaaaaatattatatatgacTGAATACGTTTAAATAcagtgcaaatttatttagcaattgcaaatatttctattatattatatatgttgaGTACAAAgaattagcttttaatttaacaaatacaaattttaatagttGTAGACTTATTGCAATTTGACTACTgcattatattaaaaagtttttgagTATATTTAATGTGCAAGCATTTACTGTTGAGATAAATAATATTAGCTTAAGAATTAGTagagctgcttgcaacttactttgaaaacaaatatatatatgtgtgtgtgtgtgccagaaATGAAGTTAGTAAGCCAGACTACAGATTAAAATCTGAGTGTGCAACAAACTATGTAAGTCCTACTCCTAACAGCATTAAGCCAAAGTAAACTAACGCTAAAGTTTGTTTAGCTCAAATGCATTTCGGGCTGTGTTGTTGTGCTCTGCTTCACAGCAGCGCTGATTGTGTGACGACTGTCGCTGTGACAGTGAAGCGACGTAACTATAAGATATATGCAGTAGTATTTGTAGCCGTTGTCAAGTGGCTGCAAACATAATGAGATTGCAATCAGGCAGCTGGCGACAAATGAGTGACAAACGTTGTTgcaagcaactgttgcaggAGCGGCATGGATTAGAACAATGTATGCCACACAATTGTCACTGGTGTTTCctctgcttgttgcttgaGTGTTGGCCATGACGGAAGTCTCTATCTCTATCCCATTTCTCGTTCAGCACGCCCTTTGCttgttaatttcaaatttgttgtagCTACAAGATTTTTGCCGCCTTTGGCTTCAACACTTTAATGACAATCATTAGCGTGCTGCATtagtttttcatattttccctcaactatatttaattattaataattagcaattatttactGTCTCGGAAATTTATCACAGCTTGGCAGGCCAGCTATCATTATGCGATATACTCAGGCCTCTGCCTCAGGATCTCGAAAGCTAAAGTAAGCTAATTATagtgccgcagcagctgcgcacgCTGCTTAGTTGGCAGCTGTTTTTGGCCTGCTTTGCTAACTTGGCTTAAAGgcaaaataaagcagcagcttgcaaatAGATTCTAAGCACGGTCGGTTTTCATTTGGCGTTGAACATTTctatttatagcaaactttTTAGTTTGACTTGACCACTTTTAATTATGACTTGTTATAAATTGAGACATGACAGCAATTAACTCGTTTGATGACTTCAACTTCTTGCTAATTGCAGCATAacttaatttacaacaaaattaaaaataaaactaaaagtcaAACAGTTTTAATgcagacaaataaaataaaaaatatgtaaaatgtgtttgctgcaaacttttgatcttagatattaaataaatgcagctaaatgtatttttaatgttttttaatatcttttgcagctatttttttgttactaatttcaaaagttatatttgtattgtaaTTTACTACAGCTTAGGCTAAGAAAGTTATTGTCAACTGTACTTTCCATTTCACATGCATAGATAAAAAGAGCTGCTCATCATACTTGAGGTGTCGCCATAGCTCAATATTGTAATTAAGGTCAGCCCGATCATTAGACCAAAGCTAACTTCGCTGGGCGCTAGCCAAAGATTTcgagttgaagctgctgcttctgtggTTCCGGCAAATGACAGCTGTCAAATGTGAGCTCGTAAACCTTTTGCCAAACTCAACGGAGAAGCCACTAACATgccctatatatatataaagctgaagctgtgtggcattgttgcttgccacttgaATTGGGTTAGCGGCATCGCATTGCAGCTCGCTTAACAGACGGGCCATAAGAAATGAGTTAATGCAAAATAGTGCCACATATATCGTATAATGCGCTCTGACTTCGCATTGGCTTTATGCTTTATGCCGCCTGTCTATTGAACTATTTGCAGTCAGCCAGCGCTTAAGCTAATGATGAGACAGACTGTGTGGTTGCCATGTTTCTTTCTGGCTCAAATTGTTCATTAAAACTGGGTCAGCAGCCAGTCAGCCTCCAACTCCAGAAAACGATTTGCTGCGGCTggaaaaaaatcgaaaatattGGCAATCTAGTTTTGTCAGTGTGCTCGGCGCATCATTAGAAGACATTAGTGGTGATAACTATTAGTGCTAACTGTGTCGGAGACAAATGATAAACAAGTGTGAAGCATAACTAAGATTAGATGATGTTATAAATAGCGCAAAGCGGGTGGCTTAACATTCTCCAGAGCAGCTAcactttgtattaaaaaagCGCAAGTCGAGAATTtactttaaatcaaatttttaatggACTTCTGTTGCAtctttttgaattttcaataaatttgtaactttAAAACTTATTCAAAATAATCCTAGGAtgctacatttaaaatatattaaataaaaaactataactTATTAAAGCCTAGCTCATAAATGTAAATAGgtaataaaacatatttcagttagatttttattttcaatttttgttatcaattcttgtctttgattttaatataaaaatgacaatttgataattatttgtatattttatgattGAAATTCGTTTTGCTCTCTGTCAATGGCAGCGTTTTAGTAATTGAAATTCCTTTGAAATTtctcaaattcaattattttgatttagcCTAACTAAATGTTTCGTATGTTCATTCATTCCATCACAGCTTAATAAGATCATGAACCGCTAGCCTTACTGCCAAAGACACgaactaaattattaatcCCCTCTCCACCTTACCCCCCTACGCAGCTAATTTCATTCAACGCGCAGCAAGCAcgtcaaaaattaaaagcaaacaatgaaaatataaagaaaaaatcagGCAACATCTAAATTAGCCAAGAGCCAACATAACGGACAGATTACGGCGTTAGTGAGCTTCAAGCCTgcaagtaaacaatttatttgttattgttgttgttgtagtggtGCAACGGCAAATTGCCACGCGCATGCGCAACGGCCAAAAGACCGCACACTGAACTTGCCACAGAGCTACAGCGTCTAATTTTCTGCCTTCCCCtccacactctctctctcttcagcTCTCCGCTGCTTTCTTTGTAAGAAAAGCACTTGCAGCACTTTCATTTTCACGCTCACTCACAATAAGGCTTATTAATCTtataattaagtatacgtatgtgtgtgtgtgtgttgattataggcagcagcagaattaAGTTAGTAAAGCATTGCTATTGTCTTGCAGCTTGTTAGCTTTGCCCTTCTCTTTATTTTCGAATTCTAGCTGCAAATGCTGGTACTCAAGTTAAGAATTTCCAAGCAGGTCtcgctttaaaaaatttgataGTGAAATGCGTTTGGgagttttacaattttctttatatttgtgtGGGAACTTAAAGAATCGCTGGCTAGCACTTaacgatttaaattttattatgctgACAAAATGCTAAGCTTAGTTAACTGCGCAGCGGGCATTAGAAAACTGccagctatttatttaaaacataaaagaaAGTGAGAAGTAAAAAGCTCGTGCTGTGTGCTTAAGTCAATGAAAGCATTGGATGCGGTCTGTAGAAATTTGATAtgaattcatttataatatattaagaaatataacaaatgaatttttagcaAGCTGTAAAATTTGTCTTATGTAAACTGCTAACTATGctaatttatgctaattttagGGCATTGGATTTGAAATTcttatacaattaattatgcttactaaaactaattttaattgcatatatacTTTATCTATGGCTATGTaataaaaagttgctgccacactttaatttgattttaatcgTAGCGTCTGCAATTTGCTTCAATTTGACATTGAAAGCATTGCGAATGAGGCGTAAAGCGTAAACTGCGTAAAGTTCTTAAAGCGTAACATTATGTATAACgcatagacatagacataTGCATAAGTAACTATGTAACTCCGGAGCTAGACA
Proteins encoded in this region:
- the LOC108607743 gene encoding rho guanine nucleotide exchange factor 7 isoform X2: MEQPLIVRAEYSFVGSNNDELCFKKGEIITVTQREDGGWWEGTLNDKTGWFPSNYVNEYKAQLPLTETIRPPEEIQEYRSVVLKDLLDSERAHVAELQGLLENFLEPMQQTQILSQDEYAQLMCNFVEVVRTHEELLIQIEECNDRVGKLFLSSAPLMKKVHQAYCAAHPKAIVILDKYKDELEKYMERQGAATPGLLVLTTGLSKPFRRLDKYSAMLQELERHMESSHPDRGDTQRSVAVYKDIAATCSATRRQKELELQVLTGPVRNWQGQELSTLGDIIHMGSVAVGADHRDRYFVLFPQTLLILSVSQRMSAFIYEGKLPLTGIVVHRLEDTDQIKNAFEISSPLIERIVAVCQGPNEANKWVELLNANNPSLPMGIKRQLSNLSNSSLGNQLNAAHMSPPSSHSLMLPNSRNQTPPVPPASATSNNGNNQSQHKRSLSFNHHLSYNQYTHTQPLPHHLHPPQPPSLPSHLGASHKSNLVPTPNNKTAAAAAAAAATESQQLALQAAAAAAAAAGAVVAPNARKGSTKANWTISCLRPTPPLRPSLLNASSGSNSTSAGGGSGGGSSSNNALASYCSGRKTQPTFEEDALVLRVFEGYCAAYQNSARNTIHSALQPWTPCLPIRGGKLKTSKTFSTSNPQLPVIAQHQQQQQQLQQQQQQQQQYVNQQLPTSRQYSAGSLNSSFIWREASPNSFNLYSSSVGSALNAAQAQRYSLTGGAVKDYQRALSEERATRKSLNRLKSGFGSGYDNVCTSPLLPRKNKPAPKLQPAGGSYQRAPAPANATGKPQVPHPGLYDRRLNRSFETSSSHRYAGYGGGYLMNCGGANLRNSNLQRSTPQLASGERSDDSDAEQMPLRNGAAGAGAAWNMELHPTDAAKRQSGSWCCGLENEDLTPTLRQLWTAIKQMQQDMSQIKLQINEERALRADLQQLLMQHLETSSVSSGANTPKC